The following proteins are co-located in the Polyangiaceae bacterium genome:
- a CDS encoding cation:proton antiporter, translating to MSPVALFLLSIAGIFLIGAVGEIIFQRTNIPDVVWLICAGVVLGPLSGVLSKPALETIAPYFAALTLVVVLFEGGSALRLSELSRAAPRSSVLALLSFVVSLIVMATASMAAAWVGWLPEGWTWTHGALLGAILGGSSSIIVMPAMQQAKVEPKVANLVNLESALTDAFCVVTTVAIIDVMVHGSGGAGAPAIALARSFGIGLAVGIGAGVVWLLFLRFLHQNEHAYPVTLSALLVLYVAIEKLGGSAALGILTVAVILGNAPDLSRKIGLAKPVELDTSVRGFHRQMAFIIKSFFFVFIGAMMTGPWPLLLLGSILGGLLFGARIPATRLATVASDLTSDEKNLVTVSLPRGMAAGVLATLPVASGVAGTETLPVVVFACVLTTIVVFAVGFPVVKRGLAPRPELAAAIPAQNRRIPGAVMIAAEPPTVVDAVPEVPPLVSNEVEDTLLDDAGPADPEQK from the coding sequence ATGAGCCCGGTTGCGCTGTTTCTGCTGAGCATCGCGGGGATTTTCTTGATTGGCGCCGTGGGGGAAATCATCTTCCAGCGCACCAACATACCCGACGTGGTGTGGCTCATCTGCGCCGGAGTGGTCCTGGGACCGCTTTCGGGCGTGTTGAGCAAGCCTGCCTTGGAGACCATCGCGCCATACTTCGCCGCGCTCACGCTGGTCGTCGTCCTGTTCGAGGGTGGGTCGGCCCTGCGCCTGAGCGAGCTCTCCCGTGCAGCCCCCCGCTCCAGCGTGCTCGCGCTGCTGTCCTTCGTGGTGTCCCTGATCGTAATGGCTACCGCCAGCATGGCTGCCGCATGGGTTGGATGGCTTCCCGAGGGTTGGACGTGGACCCACGGCGCATTGCTCGGCGCGATTCTGGGTGGCTCCAGCTCCATCATCGTGATGCCAGCGATGCAGCAAGCGAAGGTCGAGCCCAAGGTCGCCAACCTCGTGAACTTGGAATCGGCACTCACGGATGCCTTCTGCGTCGTGACCACCGTGGCCATCATCGACGTCATGGTGCACGGTTCCGGGGGTGCGGGTGCACCCGCCATCGCCCTGGCGCGCTCCTTCGGCATTGGACTGGCGGTTGGCATCGGCGCCGGCGTGGTCTGGCTTCTGTTTCTGCGCTTCCTGCACCAGAACGAGCATGCCTACCCCGTCACACTGTCCGCGTTGCTCGTGCTCTACGTTGCCATCGAGAAGCTGGGCGGCAGCGCGGCCCTTGGCATCCTCACCGTCGCCGTCATTCTCGGCAATGCGCCCGACCTCTCGCGCAAGATCGGTCTGGCCAAGCCCGTGGAGCTGGACACTTCCGTGCGTGGGTTCCATCGGCAGATGGCCTTCATCATCAAGTCGTTCTTCTTCGTATTCATCGGCGCCATGATGACCGGACCCTGGCCGCTGTTGCTGCTCGGCAGCATCCTGGGGGGCCTGCTCTTCGGAGCACGAATTCCCGCCACGCGACTAGCCACGGTGGCGAGCGACCTGACCAGCGACGAGAAGAACTTGGTCACGGTCAGTCTGCCCCGCGGCATGGCGGCAGGTGTGTTGGCAACGCTGCCAGTGGCCAGCGGCGTGGCAGGCACCGAAACACTGCCCGTGGTGGTGTTTGCCTGCGTACTCACCACAATCGTCGTCTTCGCCGTCGGCTTTCCGGTCGTCAAGCGTGGGCTCGCGCCGCGGCCGGAGCTCGCTGCAGCCATTCCCGCGCAAAATCGGCGCATTCCCGGCGCGGTCATGATCGCGGCAGAGCCGCCGACGGTGGTCGACGCGGTGCCGGAGGTGCCCCCGCTCGTGTCGAACGAGGTCGAAGACACGCTCCTCGACGATGCGGGGCCGGCCGATCCCGAGCAGAAATGA
- a CDS encoding sulfatase, with protein MVARARWLVLCALPALGACKSPEAEARAHPTPATSPSHGSATSSSASAPPAAASSVPLPEAAAPGAREPLNVVLILVDSLRWDMPWNGYSRPVAPFLTRFEKESVSYVYGYSISSSTSKSVLPMLAGKYPSEMARGAYFFTYWYPQNLSLPEMLGNDYKPSLGIFSHAYFFPATGVTQGFAPAYTLPNTVLNNQSTENITSERLTDAAIRHLRSPTLADQRDGKRFFAYVHYMDPHSPYLHHEGRPEWGTQPRDYYDQEVHFADEHVGRLITWIRRQPFGKHTAIIVSADHGESFAEHGHLKHGYEVWEELVRVPWFFWLPGAQSRRIDTPRSHIDMCRTILDLMGKTAPDGVRGKSLVPELFGESPEERTVIVDLPRDNLQDRRRAYVQGRHKLIVAGDDKRFLLFDVVADPRERKNLADKDRETLRKMKRIHDAAQAEIPMAEVRGDLPQLRDAPEGRRY; from the coding sequence ATGGTAGCGCGCGCCCGCTGGCTCGTGCTGTGCGCCTTGCCCGCGCTGGGAGCGTGCAAGAGCCCCGAGGCCGAGGCTCGCGCGCACCCGACTCCCGCAACGTCGCCGTCTCACGGGAGCGCAACGTCTTCGAGCGCGTCCGCCCCGCCGGCAGCGGCATCTAGCGTTCCCTTGCCGGAGGCAGCGGCCCCCGGCGCCCGTGAACCCTTGAACGTGGTGCTGATCCTGGTCGACAGCCTGCGCTGGGACATGCCCTGGAACGGGTACTCGCGCCCGGTCGCCCCCTTTCTGACTCGGTTCGAGAAAGAGAGCGTCAGCTATGTCTACGGCTACTCGATTTCCAGCTCCACCTCCAAGAGTGTGCTGCCGATGTTGGCGGGGAAGTACCCGAGCGAAATGGCGCGCGGGGCTTATTTTTTCACCTACTGGTACCCGCAGAACCTGTCGTTGCCGGAGATGCTGGGTAACGACTACAAGCCGAGCCTCGGCATCTTCTCGCATGCCTACTTCTTCCCCGCTACCGGTGTGACTCAGGGATTCGCGCCCGCCTACACCCTGCCGAACACGGTGCTCAACAACCAGAGCACCGAGAACATCACGTCGGAGCGCCTCACGGACGCTGCCATTCGCCATCTGCGAAGTCCGACGCTGGCGGACCAGCGCGACGGCAAGCGGTTCTTTGCCTACGTGCACTACATGGATCCCCACAGTCCCTACCTGCATCATGAAGGCCGCCCCGAGTGGGGCACACAGCCCCGGGACTACTACGATCAAGAAGTGCACTTTGCGGATGAGCACGTGGGACGATTGATCACCTGGATCCGACGCCAACCCTTTGGCAAACACACTGCCATCATCGTCAGCGCCGACCACGGCGAATCCTTCGCCGAGCACGGGCACCTCAAGCACGGTTACGAGGTCTGGGAGGAGTTGGTACGCGTGCCCTGGTTCTTTTGGCTGCCGGGAGCTCAGTCGCGCCGCATCGACACCCCTCGGAGCCACATCGACATGTGCCGCACGATCCTGGATCTGATGGGAAAGACGGCGCCGGACGGCGTTCGCGGCAAGAGCTTGGTCCCCGAGCTCTTCGGCGAAAGCCCCGAGGAGCGCACGGTGATCGTGGACTTACCACGGGACAATCTGCAGGACCGACGGCGCGCCTACGTGCAAGGTCGCCACAAGTTGATCGTCGCTGGGGACGACAAACGCTTCTTGTTGTTCGACGTGGTAGCAGATCCGCGCGAGCGTAAGAACCTGGCAGACAAGGACCGCGAAACGCTGCGGAAGATGAAGCGCATTCACGACGCAGCACAGGCGGAAATCCCCATGGCAGAAGTGCGCGGCGACCTACCCCAATTGCGAGACGCCCCCGAGGGACGACGCTACTGA
- a CDS encoding sulfatase-like hydrolase/transferase has product MRLSRQVVCVSASALLVSSGPGCDAKREAVPAAATTTPTPLQSAAPPPSSSAPGTASSAALAKPRAKRPYSVLLIMVDSMRADMPWNGYPRDIAPHLTRTLSESCITYTQGYSLSSYTAKSVVPALVGEYPAAMKRDGYFFTRYPDADNLFISERAQKAGINTLSGQAHGYFLPALGNNQGFDHYRLIEGGVDLKAVTSVTGERLATLAKSMLGEFDPGSENRRFFAYFHFMDPHHTYVKHKGHPDFGNKPRDVYDTEMHYTDAWLHDLLEFARGKPWWKDTVTIITADHGEGFGERGHMRHAYELWESLVKVPLAFCVPGLAPRKVEDVRRGHIDLAPTIADLLGLPASPPFRGESLVPELFAEVPTKPKTIVVDLPRSDLMDRRRAVIADDWKIVGFGDDKQFMLFDLNKDPWESDDLATKRPDKLEAMKQLYFAESAKIPNVEVVGGPALKGAPPGRRW; this is encoded by the coding sequence ATGCGCCTGTCCCGCCAGGTCGTCTGCGTTTCGGCAAGCGCTCTGTTGGTCTCCTCTGGCCCCGGCTGCGATGCGAAGCGCGAGGCCGTCCCCGCGGCCGCGACCACCACACCAACTCCGCTGCAAAGCGCGGCTCCGCCTCCGTCGTCCAGCGCGCCTGGAACTGCCTCGAGCGCAGCCCTCGCCAAGCCGAGAGCCAAGCGTCCCTACAGCGTGTTGCTGATCATGGTCGACAGCATGCGCGCCGACATGCCCTGGAATGGCTATCCGCGCGACATCGCGCCCCATCTGACACGCACCCTTTCCGAGTCGTGCATCACCTACACCCAAGGGTATTCCCTCTCCAGCTACACGGCGAAGAGCGTGGTGCCAGCTTTGGTCGGCGAATACCCGGCTGCGATGAAGCGCGATGGGTACTTCTTCACGCGCTACCCCGACGCGGACAACCTGTTCATCAGTGAACGAGCGCAAAAGGCTGGCATCAACACCCTCTCCGGCCAAGCCCACGGTTACTTCCTGCCGGCCTTGGGCAACAATCAGGGCTTCGACCACTATCGCTTGATCGAAGGCGGCGTGGACCTGAAAGCGGTGACTTCGGTGACCGGCGAGCGGCTCGCAACCCTGGCCAAGTCCATGCTGGGCGAGTTTGATCCGGGGAGCGAGAATCGCCGATTCTTCGCCTACTTTCATTTCATGGACCCCCACCACACCTACGTGAAGCACAAGGGGCATCCTGACTTCGGCAACAAGCCACGAGACGTCTACGACACGGAAATGCACTACACGGACGCGTGGCTCCACGACCTACTGGAGTTCGCCCGCGGCAAGCCGTGGTGGAAGGACACCGTGACGATCATCACCGCGGACCACGGCGAAGGCTTCGGCGAGCGCGGTCACATGCGCCACGCCTACGAGCTTTGGGAAAGCCTGGTCAAGGTCCCGCTCGCTTTCTGCGTACCTGGACTTGCTCCCCGCAAGGTGGAAGACGTGCGACGCGGCCACATCGACCTGGCGCCGACCATCGCCGATCTGCTCGGGCTTCCAGCCTCACCCCCATTTCGAGGAGAGAGCTTGGTTCCAGAGCTCTTTGCCGAGGTCCCGACGAAGCCGAAGACGATCGTCGTCGACTTGCCTCGCTCGGATCTGATGGATCGCCGTCGCGCGGTCATCGCAGACGATTGGAAGATCGTCGGCTTCGGAGACGACAAGCAGTTCATGCTTTTCGACCTGAACAAGGACCCCTGGGAGAGCGACGATCTGGCCACGAAACGCCCGGACAAGTTGGAGGCGATGAAGCAGCTCTACTTCGCCGAGTCCGCAAAGATCCCGAACGTGGAGGTGGTCGGCGGCCCCGCTCTCAAGGGCGCACCACCGGGACGCAGATGGTAG
- the selA gene encoding L-seryl-tRNA(Sec) selenium transferase: protein MSLRKLPKVDHLALDSSLADARERLGTKVVTALVREAIAGARLRALEGAEVAGREELLAELRQRVHQRLGQEVRAVINATGVLLHTNLGRAPLPIASLQRIQEVAGSYSTLEIDDELGVRTRRGLGAEARLAALCETEDALLVNNNAAAVLLCLSTLAAGRRVIVSRGELVEIGGGFRIPEVLARSGAELVEVGTTNRTRVQDYERAVDDRTAAMLRVHPSNFHITGFAERPALQELAQLAHARGLPLIKDLGGGLLVDLPEFIPARDREREPSVGACVAAGADLVCFSLDKLFGGPQGGAIVGARRWLTTLREDPLARALRVDKVTLAALEPLLGAYERGALDEIPVQAMLRASEETLRMRVQGWVDALAEQAAATKIVPTRAAIGGGTLAEALLPSVALAVDGERTEVVAQGLRQANVPIFARIEEGRVLLDARTVLPAQDAVLAAQLKQVLAAQ from the coding sequence GTGAGTCTTCGCAAGTTGCCCAAGGTAGACCACCTCGCGCTCGACTCGAGCTTGGCCGACGCGCGGGAGCGCCTGGGGACCAAAGTCGTGACGGCATTGGTGCGCGAAGCGATAGCAGGCGCCCGGCTGCGCGCCTTGGAGGGGGCCGAAGTAGCTGGTCGGGAGGAGCTGCTGGCCGAGCTGAGGCAGCGCGTACACCAGCGCTTGGGCCAGGAAGTTCGAGCGGTGATCAATGCCACCGGCGTGCTGCTCCACACCAACCTCGGCCGCGCGCCGCTCCCGATTGCGAGCCTGCAGCGCATCCAAGAAGTGGCGGGCAGCTACTCTACGCTCGAGATTGACGACGAACTCGGTGTGCGAACGCGGCGCGGTCTGGGCGCGGAGGCGCGCCTGGCGGCGCTCTGTGAAACCGAGGATGCGCTGCTGGTCAACAACAATGCTGCGGCCGTGCTGCTCTGCCTTTCGACTTTGGCCGCCGGGCGTCGAGTGATCGTGTCGCGCGGTGAGTTGGTCGAAATTGGCGGCGGCTTCCGCATTCCAGAGGTGCTCGCGCGCTCGGGGGCCGAGCTCGTGGAAGTCGGCACCACCAATCGAACACGAGTCCAAGACTATGAGCGCGCCGTGGATGATCGTACCGCCGCGATGCTGCGCGTGCACCCGAGCAACTTCCACATCACTGGCTTCGCAGAGCGCCCGGCCCTGCAGGAACTCGCGCAGCTCGCTCACGCGCGCGGCTTGCCGTTGATCAAGGATCTGGGCGGCGGCTTGCTCGTAGACTTGCCCGAGTTCATTCCGGCCCGCGACCGGGAGCGCGAACCGAGCGTAGGAGCCTGCGTGGCAGCGGGCGCCGACTTGGTTTGTTTCAGTCTCGACAAGCTCTTCGGCGGTCCTCAAGGTGGCGCCATCGTCGGGGCCCGGCGCTGGCTGACGACGTTGCGCGAGGATCCCTTGGCGCGGGCACTGCGTGTCGACAAGGTGACCCTGGCCGCCCTCGAGCCGTTGCTTGGTGCCTACGAGCGCGGGGCACTCGACGAGATCCCGGTGCAGGCCATGCTCCGAGCTTCCGAGGAAACCCTGCGGATGCGAGTCCAAGGTTGGGTCGACGCTCTGGCCGAGCAGGCCGCGGCGACGAAGATCGTCCCCACACGCGCCGCCATCGGCGGAGGCACCCTCGCCGAGGCGCTCTTGCCGTCCGTCGCTCTTGCCGTCGACGGCGAGCGGACCGAAGTCGTCGCGCAAGGTCTGCGGCAGGCAAATGTCCCAATATTTGCGCGAATCGAGGAGGGGCGTGTGCTGCTCGATGCGCGCACGGTCCTGCCCGCTCAAGACGCGGTGCTGGCGGCGCAGCTCAAGCAGGTGCTCGCTGCCCAGTGA
- a CDS encoding thiamine pyrophosphate-dependent enzyme produces MSLDRLNHLHQLFRQRIAKADENVSPFAGEPTLGLELLESMLLTRHLDRLAHELRQEGHGHYTICSTGHEYNVTLGRLTRPSDPALLHYRSAAVQIERARQVPAVDAVFGIAQSLVASTADPMSGGRHKVFGHPDLGVVPSTSTIASHLPRAVGLAFAIERRPRLGLAGDAADAIAIASFGDASVNHSTAQGAFNAVSWVLQQNLTLPLLLLCEDNGLGISVRSPDGWLECRLSTLPNIRYFFAAGEDLSATHSTMAEAVAYVRSSRRAAVVHLKTQRLLGHAGSDVDTTYRTPRELETLIAADALPRAGLSLVAANAASPAQILALDDAARARVDAQADLARNAPRLTSREQVIAPLAREIDEAAIIAKAKPFASTRGEAALTLAQGINAALGELMTLRKEALIFGEDVAKKGGVYGLTKGLLTRFGPARVFNTLLDEQTILGLALGTAQLGLLPVPEIQYLAYLHNAEDQLRGEAATFSFFSDGKLDNPMLLRIAGLAYQKGFGGHFHNDNSLTVLRDIPGIIVFCPARADDALELYRTAFALAEHARRVVVSVEPIALYHTRDLFTEGDGLWAAAPTADVATPLQPRLYEADAPDLTIATYGNGLYLSLRAARRLFQETGARARVLDLRYLVPLPEEAVLHHARETGNLLVVDECRRSGNVSEAIAAAVLERASGVRFGRVTSADCFIPLGDAANLVLVGEGEILDKARELLLLTRASRRPQR; encoded by the coding sequence ATGTCCCTCGACCGTCTGAATCACTTGCATCAGTTGTTTCGGCAGCGCATCGCGAAGGCAGACGAAAACGTATCGCCCTTCGCTGGCGAGCCTACCCTGGGCCTCGAGCTGCTGGAGAGCATGCTGCTCACACGACATCTCGACCGACTGGCGCACGAACTCCGCCAAGAGGGTCATGGCCACTACACGATCTGCAGCACCGGGCATGAATACAACGTCACACTCGGCCGGCTGACACGACCGTCGGATCCAGCGCTACTCCACTATCGCAGCGCGGCGGTCCAGATCGAGCGAGCGAGGCAAGTGCCTGCAGTCGATGCGGTGTTCGGCATCGCACAGAGCCTGGTCGCCTCGACTGCGGATCCCATGAGCGGCGGCCGCCACAAGGTGTTCGGGCATCCAGACTTGGGCGTCGTCCCCTCCACCAGCACCATCGCGTCCCATCTACCAAGAGCCGTGGGCCTTGCCTTTGCCATCGAACGGCGGCCCCGACTCGGCCTGGCCGGCGACGCCGCCGACGCGATCGCCATCGCTTCCTTCGGGGACGCAAGCGTGAATCACTCCACGGCGCAGGGCGCCTTCAACGCCGTGAGCTGGGTGCTGCAGCAGAACCTGACGTTGCCATTGCTCTTGCTCTGCGAGGACAACGGCCTCGGGATCAGCGTTCGAAGCCCCGACGGCTGGCTCGAGTGTCGGCTCTCGACCCTGCCCAACATCCGCTATTTCTTCGCCGCGGGCGAGGACCTGAGCGCCACCCATTCGACCATGGCCGAGGCCGTGGCCTACGTGCGCTCGAGCCGGCGGGCCGCGGTCGTTCACTTGAAAACCCAGCGACTGCTCGGGCACGCCGGCAGTGACGTGGACACCACCTATCGCACGCCCCGCGAGCTAGAGACTTTGATCGCGGCAGATGCCCTACCCCGCGCCGGGCTATCGCTGGTCGCAGCCAACGCCGCGAGCCCCGCGCAGATTCTGGCCCTGGACGACGCCGCACGCGCGCGCGTGGACGCGCAGGCAGATCTAGCGCGCAACGCGCCTCGCCTGACTTCACGGGAGCAGGTCATCGCCCCCTTGGCCCGCGAGATTGACGAGGCTGCGATCATCGCGAAGGCGAAGCCCTTCGCCTCGACTCGAGGGGAAGCAGCACTGACCCTGGCTCAGGGCATCAACGCGGCCCTGGGCGAGTTGATGACGCTGCGCAAAGAAGCCCTAATCTTCGGGGAAGACGTCGCGAAGAAGGGCGGTGTGTACGGACTGACGAAAGGACTACTGACGCGATTCGGTCCGGCCCGCGTCTTCAACACGCTGCTCGACGAGCAAACGATCCTAGGACTGGCCCTCGGCACCGCTCAGCTAGGACTGCTGCCAGTGCCGGAGATTCAGTACCTCGCGTACTTGCACAATGCCGAGGACCAACTACGGGGCGAGGCAGCAACCTTTTCCTTCTTCTCCGACGGCAAGCTCGACAATCCGATGCTGCTGCGCATTGCCGGCCTCGCGTACCAGAAGGGTTTCGGCGGACATTTTCACAACGACAACAGCCTGACGGTCCTGCGCGATATTCCTGGAATCATCGTGTTTTGCCCGGCAAGAGCCGACGACGCCCTCGAGCTGTATCGCACGGCCTTTGCGTTGGCCGAGCACGCGCGGAGGGTGGTGGTGAGCGTCGAGCCCATCGCGCTCTATCACACCCGTGACTTGTTCACGGAAGGTGACGGCCTGTGGGCCGCGGCGCCGACGGCCGACGTCGCCACGCCCCTGCAGCCCCGGCTCTACGAGGCCGACGCCCCCGACCTCACCATCGCGACCTACGGCAACGGACTCTACCTATCGCTGCGAGCTGCTCGGCGCTTGTTTCAGGAGACGGGCGCACGCGCCCGGGTACTGGATCTGCGCTATCTGGTGCCCCTGCCGGAAGAAGCCGTGCTTCATCACGCGAGAGAGACCGGCAACCTGCTCGTCGTGGACGAGTGCCGTCGCAGTGGCAACGTCAGCGAGGCCATCGCCGCCGCGGTGCTCGAGCGTGCCAGCGGCGTGCGCTTCGGTCGGGTGACCAGCGCGGACTGCTTCATTCCCCTGGGTGACGCAGCCAACCTCGTGCTGGTCGGCGAAGGCGAGATCCTCGACAAGGCGCGCGAGCTGCTGCTGCTGACGAGAGCCTCGCGTCGCCCGCAACGCTGA
- a CDS encoding serine/threonine-protein kinase, with the protein MQPGPSRSEEPTVIERPAGVEEDSTPTLPDGASSASGATTGGSMLSGVTTAAPVILLAEEHARTIALLRLVFAAGAAGLTAIFMQERLSPGKHAAIVIISITTVVALALMLRFRDPAAYDQRLSLFFGLCCVASTLATAYYVGVFAPPIIAMYIGIYFFGMSDALISGWVIYASGALGYLGLNVAALLERIDLEAAVMPMQRPDPAGIIAVTFVCQVLFAATFWMARQSRRATIAAFERLERAARQIQKRDALLDEARAELDRERAAKLGRFTDQQLGPYVIGEVIGRGAMGEVYRGSDTRSNQPVAIKLLNAALTGDPASTERFLREAEVASRLKSPNIVHILDSGVVEGGVPYLVMELLEGTDLGEQLRDKQRLGTSAVLELVADVSEALAVADDAGIVHRDLKPQNLFRVEDGARRTWKVLDFGVSKVIDDAANLTMGAAVGTPSYMSPEQARGGAVDHRADVFALAIVTYRALTGRPAFTASDSVGTLYNVVNVQPVKPSDLIRIPEDMERVLALGLAKDVERRLGSAVMFSTALREAARGRLDERLRRDADALLEDQPWGSDALDVKRRTPSVRPKA; encoded by the coding sequence GTGCAGCCAGGACCCAGCCGCTCCGAGGAGCCCACCGTCATCGAACGTCCCGCGGGCGTAGAGGAGGACTCCACGCCCACGCTGCCGGATGGCGCCAGCTCTGCCTCAGGCGCCACGACCGGGGGCAGCATGCTCAGCGGTGTGACCACCGCAGCGCCAGTCATCTTGTTGGCGGAAGAGCATGCCCGCACCATTGCGCTCTTGCGCCTGGTGTTTGCCGCAGGGGCTGCGGGGCTCACGGCCATCTTCATGCAAGAACGGCTGAGCCCGGGCAAGCACGCGGCAATCGTGATCATCAGCATCACGACCGTCGTCGCGCTCGCCTTGATGCTGCGCTTTCGAGATCCTGCTGCCTACGACCAACGGCTGTCCTTGTTCTTCGGTCTTTGCTGTGTCGCATCGACTTTGGCGACGGCCTACTACGTGGGGGTGTTCGCGCCACCCATCATCGCCATGTATATCGGGATCTACTTCTTCGGGATGAGCGACGCCCTCATTTCGGGGTGGGTGATCTACGCCTCGGGCGCCCTGGGCTACCTGGGGCTCAACGTGGCGGCGCTGCTGGAGCGGATTGACCTCGAGGCCGCCGTGATGCCCATGCAGCGACCGGATCCGGCGGGGATCATCGCAGTGACCTTCGTCTGCCAGGTGCTCTTCGCTGCCACGTTCTGGATGGCACGTCAGAGCCGGCGCGCGACGATAGCCGCCTTCGAGCGCCTGGAGCGCGCAGCGCGACAGATCCAGAAGCGCGACGCCTTGCTCGACGAAGCGCGAGCGGAGCTGGATCGCGAGCGAGCTGCCAAGTTGGGGCGCTTCACGGATCAGCAGTTGGGACCATACGTGATCGGTGAAGTCATCGGTCGCGGCGCCATGGGTGAGGTCTACCGCGGCTCGGATACCCGCAGTAATCAGCCCGTGGCCATCAAGCTCCTGAACGCTGCACTCACGGGGGATCCGGCGAGCACCGAACGCTTTCTGCGTGAGGCCGAAGTTGCGTCGCGCTTGAAGAGTCCGAATATCGTTCACATTCTCGACAGTGGCGTAGTGGAAGGGGGAGTCCCGTACCTGGTGATGGAGCTGCTCGAGGGGACGGATCTCGGCGAACAACTCCGCGACAAGCAGCGGCTTGGAACGAGCGCCGTGCTGGAGCTGGTGGCAGATGTGTCCGAGGCGCTCGCGGTTGCCGACGACGCGGGCATCGTGCACCGCGACCTCAAGCCGCAGAACCTGTTTCGCGTGGAGGACGGGGCACGACGAACCTGGAAGGTTCTCGACTTCGGCGTGTCGAAGGTGATCGACGACGCCGCCAACCTCACCATGGGTGCCGCGGTCGGCACGCCCAGCTACATGTCGCCTGAGCAGGCTCGGGGAGGCGCGGTCGATCATCGTGCCGACGTGTTTGCCCTGGCCATCGTGACCTATCGCGCATTGACCGGGCGACCCGCGTTCACGGCGTCGGACAGCGTCGGCACGTTGTACAACGTCGTGAACGTCCAGCCCGTCAAGCCAAGCGATCTGATCCGCATCCCCGAAGACATGGAGCGCGTCCTTGCCCTGGGCCTTGCCAAGGATGTGGAGCGTCGGCTGGGCTCCGCGGTGATGTTCTCCACGGCGTTGCGAGAGGCGGCCCGAGGACGTTTGGACGAGCGTTTGCGGCGGGACGCCGATGCGCTACTCGAAGATCAGCCTTGGGGCAGCGACGCCCTCGATGTCAAACGGCGCACGCCATCGGTCCGACCCAAGGCGTGA